In Hyperolius riggenbachi isolate aHypRig1 chromosome 10, aHypRig1.pri, whole genome shotgun sequence, a genomic segment contains:
- the LOC137534381 gene encoding zinc finger protein 84-like isoform X3 — MGDQLYKEEEIPADISTDSTDSRAAEKNVKGQVEEGDEHVCIKEQDLSIERSTGAAERCTGLLCSQDPAKEDYQDGNVITTKVEVGDEGEEAYVMGDQLYKEEEIPADISTDSTDSRAAEKNVKGQVEEGDEHVCIKEEDLSIEMSTGIEDNRNKQDRCQLISPCKEDITSDSSEEVPMPPNLHPASQDSSCVSSAPGESFPIHSLPITHHDVHREDGTFQCSECGKCFIQMEELFSHQILHAGKTPYSCSECGRCFLQEQQLIKHQRVYLAEKPFSCPECGRCFIWRTNLIAHQKTHSREKPFSCSECGKCFSRRVYLISHQMGHTGEKPYSCSECERCFSRKAHLVSHQMIHTGEKPYPCPECGKCFGERSNLDRHQRTHSGEKPFSCSECGKCFSRRGHLIAHQMTHTREKPHSCSECGKCFTERSNLDRHQRIHSREKPFSCSECGGCFSRRAHLMLHQMTHTGEKPYSCSECGRCFSERFNLDRHQRTHSGEKPFPCSECGKCFAQRETLISHQRTHTGEKPYSCLECGKCFADRTSLATHKRTHTGEKPFLCSECGESFSTKSNLLSHEKLHAGERPFSCSECGKRFSKKSNLITHEKVHARKKLFSCSECYECFTQKSALVRHKRVHRRQKPFSCSECGKYFTKKAFLLSHQRTHAR, encoded by the exons GTGCAGCAGAGAGATGTACTGGTCTTCTGTGTTCCCAGGATCCTGCAAAGGAAGATTATCAG GATGGAAATGTGATTACTACTAAAGTAGAAGTGGGGGATGAAGGGGAAGAAGCATATGTGATGGGTGACCAGCTGTATAAGGAGGAGGAAATCCCTGCAGACATCAGCACAG ACTCCACAGACAGCAGAGCAGCTGAGAAAAATGTGAAAGGTCAAGTGGAGGAAGGAGATGAACATGTGTGCATTAAAGAAGAAGACCTGTCTATAGAGATGAGTACAG GTATAGAAGACAACAGGAATAAACAAGACAGATGTCAGCTTATCTCACCATGTAAAGAAGATATCACATCTGATTCTTCAGAGGAGGTTCCTATGCCTCCAAATCTCCATCCAGCATCTCAAgattcctcctgtgtctcctctgcaCCTGGGGAAAGTTTTCCAATTCATTCTCTTCCTATCACCCATCATGATGTTCACAGAGAAGACGGCACGTTCcagtgttctgagtgtgggaaatgtttcatccAGATGGAAGAACTCTTCTCACACCAGATACTTCATGCAGGAAAGACGCCATATTCCTGTTCTGAATGTGGGAGGTGTTTCCTTCAGGAGCAGCAACTCATTAAGCACCAGAGAGTTTACTTAGCTGAAAAGCCGTTTtcctgtcctgagtgtgggagatGTTTTATCTGGAGAACCAATCTTATTGCCCATCAGAAAACTCACTCCAGAGAGAAGCCATTCTCttgttctgaatgtgggaaatgtttttcccgAAGAGTTTACCTCATCTCTCATCAGATGGGGCATACAGGGGAAAAGCCTTATTCCTGCTCAGAATGTGAGAGATGTTTCTCCCGGAAAGCACATCTTGTCTCTCATCAGATGATTCATACCGGAGAGAAGCCCTAtccatgtcctgagtgtgggaaatgttttggggaaAGATCTAATCTtgatagacaccagagaactcatTCAGGGGAGAAGCCGttttcttgttcagagtgtgggaaatgtttttctcgCAGAGGTCATCTCATCGCACACCAAATGACTCATACCAGGGAGAAGCctcattcatgttcagagtgtgggaaatgctttaccGAACGATCAAATCTCGATAGACATCAGAGAATTCACTCAAGGGAGAAGCCATTTTCATGTTCGGAATGTGGGGGATGCTTTTCCCGGAGAGCTCATCTTATGTTACATCAGATGACTCATACTGGGGAGAAGCCTTACtcatgttctgaatgtgggaGGTGTTTCTCTGAAAGATTCAACCTCGATAGACATCAGAGGACGCATTCTGGGGAGAAACCATttccatgttcagaatgtgggaaatgttttgcccaAAGGGAAACGCTTATCTCACATCAGAGGACTCATACCGGGGAAAAACCTTATTCATGCttggagtgtgggaaatgctttgcagACAGAACGAGTCTTGCGACACACAAGAGGACTCATACCGGggagaagccatttttatgctctGAATGTGGTGAAAGTTTTTCCACAAAGTCAAATCTTCTCTCACACGAAAAACTTCATGCTGGGGAGAGGCCATTTTCTTGCTCTGAATGTGGAAAACGGTTTTCTAAAAAATCGAATCTTATAACACACGAAAAAGTTCATGCAAGGAAAAAGCTGTTCTCGTGttcagaatgttatgaatgttttACCCAGAAATCCGCTCTCGTCAGACATAAAAGAGTTCATAGAAGGCAGAAACCATTCtcctgttctgagtgtgggaaatatttcaccAAGAAAGCCTTTCTTCTATCACATCAGAGAACTCATGCAAGGTGA